TAACCGCTCGGATGACCGTGGGTCAGCGAGGCCAGCCGCACCCCGACCTCGAAGACCTCGACGGGCTCGGCGGACCAGAAGGCGGCCGGGGTGGCCCGTACGAGCGCGCCACAACCGGTGGAGTTGTCCACGGGAGCCGTCTGCTCACCGTGCGCGGAACGCTCACCGAACGCCTCCAGCTCGCTGTACACGGCGGAACCGGGCGAACGCACGGCGAACAGCTCGGGCACCTCGATCAGCCAACCGTCCGGCTCCGGGTGATCGTCGGCCAGGCCACCGAGCGCCCACCGCCAGGAAACGCCCTGGCTGTACAGCCAGCGCTGGGCCGCGAGCCGCGACTCCGGCAGCGGGTCCACGGCATCCGGTGAGCCCGAGTGCCCGGTACAGGCACGAATCAGCCCCTCGGCGCTGAACAGCACGGTCTGCGTGGCCGCGGTCACAGATCCGGGTGTCCCGGCGTACTCCGGAAGTTCGACAGGCCCCCCCGCACCGTGGCGATCGGCGATTTCCTCGGCGCTCAGCGGGGTGACACCCGCCCCCAGGGCATCTCCCAACGCCCCGCCCAGCAGACACCCCAGGATTCGTTCGGTCAGTGAGTGGGGGGCCGCATCGGCGTCCTCGGCGATCGCGTGCCCTCCCCCGACATGCGGCCCACTCGACTGCTCCTCGGTGGTGGAGGCACCACCCGACGCGCGGTGGGTGGACTCGCTCGACGGGTCGTCCCGCTCCACCGGGGGCTCGGCCGGGTGCCCGGCAGGCCCAGTGGAGTGCTCGGCAGGCTCAGCGGAGTGCTCGGCAGGCTCAGCAGAGTGCTCAGCAGAGTGCTCGGCAGGGGGTTCGGGAGTGTATTCGGCGGGTTGTCCACCGGGACCGTCCCCGGCCTCCCGGCCGCGATCGTCCACCTCGCCACGAGCGGCTGTTGTCGCGTCGGCGTCCCCCGTGGTCGGTTCGGGCCACGGGTGCTCGGTCTCCGCTTCGGCGACGGGGGCGGATTCCCCAGGGGTCTCTCGGTCTACAGGGAGCTCTCGGTCTACAGGGAGCTCTCGCTCGACGGAAGGTCGTCGAACGCTCTCGTCCACGCCGGAACCGGCCCGAGCGGGAGCGGGCGGTGTCACGAACGACCCATCGCTGGGCTCGGAGACCTCCGGGGTGCCCTCCCGGTCCGTCGCCACCTCCTCGTCCACCGATCCCGCCGTGGACCGCCGAACCGGTCGTTCGGCTTCCGGTGGCCACGGCACGTCCGGGGACGAGTCGAGCACCGAGGACAACTCCGGTGAAGCCGTCTCGGTGGGGGGAGTTCCGGTGGTCCTGCTGCCCGGTAACGGCGGCAGCTGGTCGACACCGGGCAACCGGATCCGCGGCGCGGCCGATGTTTCGGTGTCCTCCGGCGCGAGGAGCGGATCCGCACGTTCGCCGCTCCCGGCACCGGATTCGTCGGGAGAGACGGTCTCGCCGTGCGAGGTGTCCGGCGCGGCGGGGTGCTCTTCCCCCGAAGGAGCGAGATACCCCCGTGCCAGCGGGTCGGTCGAGTCGGCGACTCCCTCGTCCACGCTGGGAACGGGCGTGCTCTCCGGACGGTCGATGTCGGCGATGTCTCCCACCGGTCCGGGGCCACCGTTGCCCGCGCCCACCCCGGGAGGCTCCTGCCACGGGGACTCGGAAACCTGCTCGGAACTCGCGGTCGCCCCGGCCCCCGGGAGGTACTCGGAGTCCGGAGGATGTTCGGGAGCAGGGGGATGTTCGGGGTTCCCGCGCAACACGATCCGGTCGGTTCCCGGATCGGTTCCCCGCACGGGTGGCCGAGCCGTGGCGCTCTCCACGGGGACGCCGGCGTCGTTCTCGGCCTCGGCGTACGGCTCGGGACCGACGGGCGGTTCGGGAGGCGGCTGGTGCTCCTTCCCGATCGCGGGCAGCACCTGGGTGGGAGGGGCGGCCGCGTCCACCGTCCAGGCGGCGGAGTCCAGGCCGCGTGCCCGCTCGGCGCTGTCGTCGACGTAGCGCTGCGCCCACTTCGGAGCGGGTGGTGGCGGGGCGAACGCCTCCGCCGCGTCGGTGGACAGGGTGTTGACGATCTCGCGGATCTCCAGCTCGGCCGCCCACCGTTCGGGAATGGCCGCCGCACCGTGTATCGCCCCGGCCAGCTGGCCGGCCAGCGCCCCGGCGATGCTGCTGTCCGCGGAGTGGTTGACCGCGGCGGTGACCGCGTCCGCGAACGTGGCCGCCGAGGCCACCGAGGCGAAGGCGATCCCCAGCTCCCCCAGCCCGTTGGACGGGCAGAACTCGATGTCCAGCACACGCGGATCGACCGGTCCGCCCTGGCGAGCGGTGAACACGGCCGCGTGCAACGTCCGCAGCACACCGGCGGGCGGCACGCCCTGCTCCAGCTGCGAGCGGTGGAGCTCCCAGGAGCGCACCGCGTCCCACAGCGGGATGCCGTTGATGAGCGCGCCGAGCACGTCCGAGTGCAACGCGCAGGCGGCGCGGGTCTCGTAGTGCGAGGTCAGCAGCCACGGAACCCGCGAGGCCACCGTGTTGACGGTCCGGGCCTCGCCACTCCAGACCATCACCGGAGCGGTCCACACCAGACAGTCCGCGAAGGGCTGTTCCTCGGGTGGGACGGCCGAGGGCTGCCCGGGGGTGAGCTGTTCGGCCGGTACCCGGTCGGTCAACGCCGACAGCGTGCGAAGCGCGGGACCACCGGCATTCCGGGTGGAGAAAAGCTCCGACCTGCCGAGCAACCAACCCGTGGGTTCGGGGTGACTGCGCCAGTAGCCGGACATGGCGTACGGCCAGGGCACTCCCTGGGTGTACAACCAGGCCAGGTGGTTGGCGCGGATCACCGGAAGCGGATCCTGCTCCCCCGTGGCACGGGCGCGCAGCAGGGCGTCCATGGTGAACACCGTCAGTTGGGTCAGATCCGTGACGCCACCGCGGTTACCGAACACGGGCAGGTTGTCCACGACACCGCGCGGGCCGAGCCACTGCCGGATGGCTGACGAACTCCAACCACGCACCCCCGCACCCAGCGCGTCACCGACCGCTCCGCCGAGCAACGCGCCGCGCAGTCGGTCCGACCAGCTCAACTGCCGGACCGCACCGGGTTGGCCGCCGGCCTGGGCGGGCCTGGACTGCCTGTCGGTCATCGGGGGACTACTCCTGCTCGGTTCGGTCTTGCCGGGCCGCGAATCCGGAAACGCTCGACGTGGCCGATAACGACGGCGTCCGGACACTCGCCGGGTGTCCGATTCCGACAGTCGCACGATCACGTCGAGCGGCTCCAGGAAGTTCACCCGTTCTCGCGTTCCACCGCGAACGACCCGATGACGAACGACCCGGACCGATCGGTTCGCGGCCGGAGGGATCCGAAGTACCGGGGAATCCGGATCACCGCCACGACCGAAAGAGTACCAACCGGGCCGGAACCCGATCCCACGATGAACCGATCAGTCCGCTCCCTCGGCCCGACCCCGCCGCGGCGGCTGCGCGCGCGAGGTTATCGCCAGCCGGTTCCAGCTGTTGATCCCCGTGGCGGCCCAGGTCAACACGGCCGCCTCCGCCTCGGAGAAAGTCTCGCGCACCCGCTGCCACACCTCGTCGTCGACGTGGCTCTCACTCACGAGGGTGACCGCCTCGGCCAGTTCCAGCGCCGCGCGTTCCCGCTCGGAGTAGAGCTCCACCTCCCGCCAGGCGGGCAGCACGTCGAGCCGTTGTTGGGAGATGCCGAGCTCGCGCGAGTCCGACAGGTGCATGTCCAGGCAGAACGCGCAGCCGTTGAGCTGCGAGGCCCGGATCTTGACCAGTTCGTAGATCTCCTTCTCCACGCCGGCTCGTTTCAGCTCCTCCTGGATCGACTGCTCCAGGTTCCGCATCGCCCGGTAGACCTCCGGGGTGATTTCGGCGAGGTTCATGCGTTGTTCGGTCATGGTGCGAATCTATGCACTCGCGGGGCGCGGATATGGTCCAGTTCGATGCGTGACGACAGGTCCAGTTCGGATCGCTCCGGACCGGGTGGCATCGACCTCCACCTGGATCCGCGGGCGAGAGTGGGCAGCGGCGAGCTGGCGGCCTCGCTGCGAACCGCGATCCGCGAGGACAGGCTCCCGCCGGGAAGCAGAGTTCCCTCCACCCGGGACCTGGCCGGCGATCTCGGAGTGTCCCGGGGCACCGTCACCCGCGCCTACGAACTGCTAGTGGCCGAGGGGTTGCTCCTCACCCGACAGGGGGCCTCGACCGTCGTCGCCGACACCGAGCCCCCGACCCGCAGGCACGCTAGGGAGTCACCGGTCCGGCGACCCACCGACCTCCACTGGGACCTGCGCCCGGGGAAACCGGATCTGAGCATGTTCCCCCGTTCCGACTGGCTGGTCGCCCAGCGACGCGCGCTCCGCCACGTGCCCGCGGCTGAGCTCGACTACGGCCACCCGGCCGGCCATCCGCTGCTGCGGGAGGCGTTGGCCGAGTACCTGGGGAGGGTTCGGGGAGTTAGCACCTCACCGGAGCGGATCGCCGTGTTCGGCGGTTACAGCCAGGCCCTGCGGGTCCTCGCGGAGGTACTGCTGCGGCGCGGGACGCCTTCGGTGGACTTCGAGGACCCGTCGCTGCCGAAGTTGCGCGAGATCGCGGGCGAGGCGGGTCTGCGGGTGAACGGGGTCCCGCTGGACGAGTCAGGCTTCGATCCGCGTGGTTCGCACAGCCCCGTCCTCGTGGTGACACCGGCACACCAGTACCCGCTGGGCGTGACCATGTCCGCGGCACGACGCGCCGAACTGAGCAGGCTCGCGCGAACCGAGGACAGGCTGGTCGTCGAGGACGACTACGACGGCGAGTTCCGGTTCGACCGCGAACCGGTCGGGGCGCTGCAGCGGTGGGCACCGGAACAGGTGATCTACGCCGGAACGGCGAGCAAAACCCTGGCGCCCGGACTTCGGCTCGCCTGGCTGGCGTTGCCGGAGCGACTGGTGGAGCCGGTGCGCGAACGCAAGGCCGACGGCGATCGAACACCCCCGGTGACGGAACAACTCACCCTCGCCGAGATGCTGCGCTCCGGAAGCTACGATCAACATGTGCGGCGCTGCCGGGCCGGTTACGAGCGACGGCGACGGCGGATCGTGGCCGCGCTCACCGAATCCAAGGTGCGCCACGAGCTGTATCCCGCGGGGATCGCGGCAGGCCTGCACCTGACGCTGCGACTGGCTCCGGAAGGGCTTTCCGAACAACGGGTGCTGCGACGACTGCGTCGGCACTCCGTGGCGGTGGAAGGTCTCGCCGAACACTGGATGGACGACCGGCGGCGACAGGAAGGTCTGGTGATCGGTTACGCCGCTCCGCCGGGACACGCGTTCGGGCCGGCGCTGCGAACGTTGTTACGTGTTCTGTCGGAGAGTTGAACCGGAAGTTCGAGGGCACGACGACGGAGCCGGGGCGTTGGTCATCAGGGCCGCTTCCCGCTGTGACTACGGCAGCACCGCACGAAGCAGTATCGAACAGGCGTTCTATCCTGACCTTTTTCGCTGGTGTGACCGAGAGAGGAAACGTGAACGAACAACAAGACGTGACCACCGAGCAGCCCACCACCGAGCAGAACGTCACCGCCCAGGGCGTCACTGAGCAGGGTGATACGGAGCGGGGTGATACGGAGCGGGGAACCGAGAACGCCGAGGCGAGCAACGGCAATGCGGAGCAGGGCACCCAGAAAAAGGCCAAGGGGCGCAAGCAGACCGGTGCGCGCAAGACACGTCAGGTGGAACTGACGCTGACGGTCAGTGGAACCGCCGAAGGCGAGTGGCAGGCCGATCTGACGCACGCGGGCAAGAAGATCGTGCAGGGACTCCCGATCGCCGCCTCCGCCGTTTCCAAGGCGGCCGGTG
This portion of the Actinopolyspora lacussalsi genome encodes:
- a CDS encoding ADP-ribosylglycohydrolase (product_source=COG1397; cath_funfam=1.10.4080.10; cog=COG1397; pfam=PF03747; smart=SM01378; superfamily=101478), whose product is MTDRQSRPAQAGGQPGAVRQLSWSDRLRGALLGGAVGDALGAGVRGWSSSAIRQWLGPRGVVDNLPVFGNRGGVTDLTQLTVFTMDALLRARATGEQDPLPVIRANHLAWLYTQGVPWPYAMSGYWRSHPEPTGWLLGRSELFSTRNAGGPALRTLSALTDRVPAEQLTPGQPSAVPPEEQPFADCLVWTAPVMVWSGEARTVNTVASRVPWLLTSHYETRAACALHSDVLGALINGIPLWDAVRSWELHRSQLEQGVPPAGVLRTLHAAVFTARQGGPVDPRVLDIEFCPSNGLGELGIAFASVASAATFADAVTAAVNHSADSSIAGALAGQLAGAIHGAAAIPERWAAELEIREIVNTLSTDAAEAFAPPPPAPKWAQRYVDDSAERARGLDSAAWTVDAAAPPTQVLPAIGKEHQPPPEPPVGPEPYAEAENDAGVPVESATARPPVRGTDPGTDRIVLRGNPEHPPAPEHPPDSEYLPGAGATASSEQVSESPWQEPPGVGAGNGGPGPVGDIADIDRPESTPVPSVDEGVADSTDPLARGYLAPSGEEHPAAPDTSHGETVSPDESGAGSGERADPLLAPEDTETSAAPRIRLPGVDQLPPLPGSRTTGTPPTETASPELSSVLDSSPDVPWPPEAERPVRRSTAGSVDEEVATDREGTPEVSEPSDGSFVTPPAPARAGSGVDESVRRPSVERELPVDRELPVDRETPGESAPVAEAETEHPWPEPTTGDADATTAARGEVDDRGREAGDGPGGQPAEYTPEPPAEHSAEHSAEPAEHSAEPAEHSTGPAGHPAEPPVERDDPSSESTHRASGGASTTEEQSSGPHVGGGHAIAEDADAAPHSLTERILGCLLGGALGDALGAGVTPLSAEEIADRHGAGGPVELPEYAGTPGSVTAATQTVLFSAEGLIRACTGHSGSPDAVDPLPESRLAAQRWLYSQGVSWRWALGGLADDHPEPDGWLIEVPELFAVRSPGSAVYSELEAFGERSAHGEQTAPVDNSTGCGALVRATPAAFWSAEPVEVFEVGVRLASLTHGHPSGYLPAGAFAVIVQQAVLGKGLDEGVWLALQVLETWQGHEDTSAALATAVDVATEGTPDPERLARRLGGGRSAAEVLAIAVCATLASEDVRGALRVAVRHSGNSSASGAVCGSVVGALLGVGALPMDWLAELELREVVQRMAMDCVAAFDARLRPEENSDASSPASDGEWRRRYPSRIVGEGEVGSARPGQRSSSEESPGTLAESEVPGEPSAPEAGRRDGSSPLPGMERAFDEPATSAAREPESGAVASPEARAVHTDALGSPEKHDRPDVDNAERRVSEEPELAAERSETPAATGREERVAFDTSVPAEPSDSWFEAGRASSPGTGSGGSTGWTEPGEPEVGFDAAAFGSNAPEGGETVDSFPESDDVRRTHVIPTVSDEVGHPDVSARPAAAGHIDGPGHIDGPGYSEATDGPDVPGRPAAVARDGAVPDNGDSESAVAAPRRAGAAQESGPDRSVDSGPEVQPESEGRAVGSDDAEPRPRAGRGDQGAGGEQSHHPKPAPRRINSVSSGQLDVLDDS
- a CDS encoding AhpD family alkylhydroperoxidase (product_source=TIGR00778; cog=COG2128; pfam=PF02627; superfamily=69118; tigrfam=TIGR00778); this translates as MTEQRMNLAEITPEVYRAMRNLEQSIQEELKRAGVEKEIYELVKIRASQLNGCAFCLDMHLSDSRELGISQQRLDVLPAWREVELYSERERAALELAEAVTLVSESHVDDEVWQRVRETFSEAEAAVLTWAATGINSWNRLAITSRAQPPRRGRAEGAD
- a CDS encoding GntR family transcriptional regulator/MocR family aminotransferase (product_source=KO:K00375; cath_funfam=1.10.10.10,3.40.640.10; cog=COG1167; ko=KO:K00375; pfam=PF00155,PF00392; smart=SM00345; superfamily=46785,53383); this translates as MRDDRSSSDRSGPGGIDLHLDPRARVGSGELAASLRTAIREDRLPPGSRVPSTRDLAGDLGVSRGTVTRAYELLVAEGLLLTRQGASTVVADTEPPTRRHARESPVRRPTDLHWDLRPGKPDLSMFPRSDWLVAQRRALRHVPAAELDYGHPAGHPLLREALAEYLGRVRGVSTSPERIAVFGGYSQALRVLAEVLLRRGTPSVDFEDPSLPKLREIAGEAGLRVNGVPLDESGFDPRGSHSPVLVVTPAHQYPLGVTMSAARRAELSRLARTEDRLVVEDDYDGEFRFDREPVGALQRWAPEQVIYAGTASKTLAPGLRLAWLALPERLVEPVRERKADGDRTPPVTEQLTLAEMLRSGSYDQHVRRCRAGYERRRRRIVAALTESKVRHELYPAGIAAGLHLTLRLAPEGLSEQRVLRRLRRHSVAVEGLAEHWMDDRRRQEGLVIGYAAPPGHAFGPALRTLLRVLSES
- a CDS encoding hypothetical protein (product_source=Hypo-rule applied; cath_funfam=3.30.1310.10; superfamily=82607), encoding MNEQQDVTTEQPTTEQNVTAQGVTEQGDTERGDTERGTENAEASNGNAEQGTQKKAKGRKQTGARKTRQVELTLTVSGTAEGEWQADLTHAGKKIVQGLPIAASAVSKAAGELHDDISEAIESVLSEARQQHEARLAELEAELQRVRKTLEDLES